One stretch of Rhodoferax lithotrophicus DNA includes these proteins:
- the queF gene encoding NADPH-dependent 7-cyano-7-deazaguanine reductase QueF (Catalyzes the NADPH-dependent reduction of 7-cyano-7-deazaguanine (preQ0) to 7-aminomethyl-7-deazaguanine (preQ1) in queuosine biosynthesis), which translates to MNHPDQSLLGKATSYPDQYDASLLFPIPRAAQRAALGLGGSLPFLGADLWTAFELSWLNTRGKPQVALAHITVPCESTHIIESKSFKLYLNSFNNTRFADAAEVQARLRADLTEAAWRGGVVHSSVGVKLIAAEWFDREPIYELDGLSLDRMDLDCDRYTPAPELLTSATDEEPVSEVLTSNLLRSNCPVTGQPDWGSVQISYFGPQIEQAGLLRYIVSYRNHNGFHEDCVERMFMDIQAHCKPHKLSVYARYTRRGGLDINPFRSSWPQALPANHRNARQ; encoded by the coding sequence ATGAACCATCCAGATCAGTCTTTGTTGGGCAAAGCCACCTCTTACCCGGATCAATACGATGCCTCGCTGCTGTTCCCGATACCTCGCGCCGCGCAGCGCGCTGCCTTGGGACTGGGCGGCAGTTTGCCATTTCTGGGGGCCGATTTGTGGACGGCGTTTGAACTGAGTTGGCTCAATACACGCGGCAAGCCGCAGGTGGCGCTGGCGCACATCACCGTGCCGTGCGAGTCCACCCACATCATCGAAAGCAAATCGTTCAAGCTGTACCTCAACAGCTTCAACAACACCCGTTTTGCCGATGCCGCCGAAGTGCAGGCGCGTCTGCGTGCCGACCTGACCGAAGCCGCCTGGCGTGGCGGCGTGGTGCACAGCAGCGTGGGGGTGAAGTTGATTGCGGCCGAGTGGTTTGACCGCGAGCCGATCTATGAGCTGGATGGCCTGAGCCTGGATCGTATGGATCTGGACTGTGACCGCTACACCCCCGCGCCTGAACTGTTGACATCTGCTACCGACGAGGAGCCGGTGTCCGAGGTGCTCACCAGCAACCTACTGCGTAGCAATTGCCCGGTGACCGGCCAACCCGATTGGGGCAGCGTACAAATCAGCTACTTTGGGCCGCAAATTGAGCAAGCTGGCCTGCTACGCTACATCGTCAGCTATCGAAACCATAACGGTTTTCATGAGGATTGTGTGGAGCGTATGTTCATGGACATCCAGGCGCACTGCAAGCCGCACAAGCTCAGTGTGTATGCCCGCTACACCCGCCGGGGTGGCCTGGACATCAATCCGTTTCGCAGCAGTTGGCCACAGGCGCTGCCCGCCAACCACCGCAATGCGCGCCAGTAG
- a CDS encoding sensor domain-containing protein codes for MTLHQLFTGDLNLLQRFIDALPVQCFVKNVHNQMVLINQAGAHMLGSTVQAVRGQSLATWFDAEQMARIAAQDKQVYAQSKTLHFEETLWDAQHAQFLRSVTAKTPVFDAQGQPQFVIGLMIDVTGQKALEAQTTSELQLLELLATNTPLTDLLEAYAHSFEFNFSGVMCSVLLIDPDGLHLRHGAAPSLPKAYCDAIDGSAIGPAVGSCGTAAFTRQAVIVSDIARDPLWQDYRDLALSHNLHACWSVPILSTKGRLLGTFANYHLQPRSPQPQELQAIQRSAYLLGLAVEHHHIQQDLLRQETALRESEARYRTLVEWSPEAVAVHRAGVIAYVNTACVKLLRANSPADLQGKHIIDLLHPDDRARGLARAQQAMESGVAAPLIEERLLRLDGSIVEVEIQSTAIVYDGAPAVYVVAHDLTKRHEDQETIHHLAFFDALTGLPNRRLMLDRLQQALASAARKQLFGAVLLLDLDNFKQLNDLLGHNMGDALLQQAAQRVLGCVRKSDSVGRVGGDEFMVLLDTFASSASQAAQYTETVAQKILAQLAEPYTLAGKSYTSTSSIGAMVFMQGSENRDSVVKHADAAMYQAKAAGRNTVCFFDPAMQAQAVARAEFEQDMRDGFDQREFTLYYQIQVDSQSQIMGAEALVRWRSAKRGMVSPLEFISLAEENGMILPLGQYVLEAACAQLVDWAQQPATAAWTVAVNVSARQFAHVNFVDNVVMALQKTGANPLLLKLELTESMLLKNVEAVIAKMNAIKALGVSFSLDDFGTGYSSLSYLKLLPLAQLKIDQSFVRDLLTDPNDAVIARTVVALGHSLGMRVIAEGVENAAQRDLLASMDCDAFQGYYFGRPVPPENIPLFL; via the coding sequence ATGACATTGCACCAGTTGTTCACGGGTGATCTGAACCTGTTGCAGCGTTTTATTGATGCGTTGCCGGTGCAGTGTTTTGTCAAAAACGTCCACAACCAGATGGTGCTGATCAACCAGGCTGGTGCGCACATGCTGGGGTCAACCGTGCAAGCGGTGCGCGGCCAATCCTTGGCGACGTGGTTCGATGCCGAGCAGATGGCGCGGATCGCAGCGCAGGACAAGCAGGTCTACGCGCAGAGCAAAACGCTGCACTTTGAAGAAACCCTGTGGGATGCCCAACATGCCCAATTTCTTCGCAGTGTCACCGCTAAAACACCGGTGTTTGATGCTCAGGGCCAGCCTCAATTTGTCATTGGGTTGATGATCGATGTCACCGGGCAGAAAGCCCTTGAGGCCCAGACGACGAGTGAATTGCAGCTGCTGGAATTGCTGGCCACCAACACACCACTCACAGACTTGCTGGAAGCCTATGCCCACAGTTTTGAGTTCAATTTTTCTGGCGTGATGTGTTCGGTACTGCTGATCGATCCCGACGGCCTTCACCTGCGCCACGGGGCTGCACCCAGTTTGCCCAAGGCTTATTGCGATGCCATTGATGGCTCGGCCATCGGGCCTGCTGTCGGCTCCTGTGGCACGGCCGCATTCACCCGCCAGGCCGTCATCGTCAGCGACATTGCCCGCGACCCTCTGTGGCAGGACTACCGGGACCTGGCCTTGTCGCACAACTTGCACGCCTGTTGGTCGGTGCCTATTTTGTCGACCAAAGGCCGGTTGCTGGGAACTTTTGCCAACTACCACTTGCAGCCACGCAGCCCACAGCCGCAGGAGTTGCAGGCCATTCAGCGCAGCGCATATTTGCTCGGGCTGGCGGTTGAACACCACCACATCCAGCAAGATCTGCTTCGGCAGGAGACGGCCCTGCGCGAGAGCGAGGCGCGCTACCGCACGCTGGTGGAGTGGTCGCCCGAGGCTGTGGCGGTACACCGTGCCGGCGTGATTGCCTATGTGAATACCGCTTGCGTCAAGCTCTTGCGCGCCAACTCACCAGCGGATTTGCAGGGTAAACACATCATTGACCTGCTGCACCCGGATGACCGTGCACGCGGCCTGGCGCGGGCCCAGCAAGCCATGGAATCCGGTGTGGCTGCCCCCCTGATTGAAGAGCGGCTGCTGCGCCTGGACGGCAGCATCGTTGAAGTGGAAATTCAAAGTACGGCCATCGTCTACGACGGCGCACCTGCCGTGTATGTGGTGGCGCATGACCTCACCAAGCGCCACGAAGACCAGGAAACCATTCACCACCTGGCTTTTTTTGATGCCTTGACCGGCCTGCCCAACCGCCGTCTGATGCTCGATCGCCTGCAGCAGGCGCTGGCCAGTGCGGCGCGTAAACAGCTTTTTGGTGCGGTTTTGCTGCTGGATCTGGACAACTTCAAACAGCTTAACGACTTGCTCGGCCACAACATGGGTGATGCCTTGCTGCAGCAAGCCGCCCAGCGCGTGCTGGGTTGTGTGCGCAAGAGCGACAGTGTGGGCCGGGTCGGTGGTGACGAGTTCATGGTGCTGCTGGACACCTTTGCCAGCAGTGCCTCCCAGGCTGCCCAATACACGGAAACGGTAGCGCAAAAAATACTGGCCCAGTTGGCCGAGCCCTACACCCTGGCGGGCAAAAGCTACACCAGTACCTCCAGCATCGGGGCCATGGTCTTCATGCAGGGGAGCGAGAACCGCGACAGCGTTGTGAAACATGCCGATGCCGCCATGTACCAGGCCAAAGCCGCCGGACGCAACACGGTGTGCTTTTTTGACCCGGCCATGCAGGCGCAGGCGGTGGCACGTGCCGAGTTTGAGCAGGACATGCGCGACGGCTTTGATCAACGCGAGTTCACGCTGTATTACCAAATCCAGGTGGACAGTCAGAGCCAGATCATGGGTGCCGAAGCGCTGGTGCGCTGGCGCAGCGCCAAACGCGGCATGGTCTCGCCGCTGGAATTTATTTCCCTGGCGGAAGAAAACGGCATGATTCTGCCGCTGGGCCAATACGTGCTGGAAGCCGCCTGCGCACAACTTGTGGACTGGGCGCAGCAGCCGGCCACCGCCGCCTGGACGGTGGCGGTAAACGTCAGTGCACGCCAGTTTGCACACGTCAATTTTGTCGACAACGTGGTGATGGCGTTGCAAAAAACCGGTGCCAATCCGCTGCTCCTGAAGCTGGAGCTGACCGAGAGCATGCTGCTGAAAAACGTTGAGGCGGTGATCGCCAAAATGAACGCCATCAAGGCGCTCGGCGTGAGCTTTTCACTGGATGACTTTGGTACCGGCTACTCGTCACTGTCTTACCTGAAATTGTTGCCGCTGGCGCAGCTCAAAATTGACCAGTCGTTTGTGCGCGACCTGTTGACCGACCCCAACGATGCGGTGATTGCCCGCACCGTGGTGGCGCTGGGTCACAGCCTGGGCATGCGGGTGATTGCCGAAGGTGTTGAAAACGCCGCCCAGCGCGACCTGTTGGCCAGCATGGACTGCGACGCTTTTCAGGGCTACTACTTTGGCCGCCCTGTGCCGCCTGAGAATATACCCCTGTTTTTATAA
- a CDS encoding methyl-accepting chemotaxis protein encodes MQLDALMRRMSIRFRMYGAIGTVVVALAVVGGIGVAAQLYANSITAHLVNRDVNAMTEVAHMQLAMGVLRLNEKDMVIQYENSVESSKYKEGWASAFAQLETSAKNLTPLLTEEAQRARLAQVLNDLHQYNTEFEPMAKQLEAMSFASAQVASATIGKLQPLIEQANSSLSSLASELQANMHNNQIALQATVNRVVWLIAAVTLLILAILVPLTLLNMRSICEPIDLAERMARAIAHGDLSDMHIHTQGSDEAAHLLCALKDMQGALANLVGQVRQSTDSISTASAEIASGNQDLSQRTEQTASNLQQTASSMDQLTHMVQQATQASQQANQLSASAGEVAARGGTVVAEVVRTMQDINVSSKKINDIISVIDGIAFQTNILALNAAVEAARAGEQGRGFAVVASEVRSLAGRSAEAAKEIKLLIGNSVERVEAGARLVADAGKTMTDIVASVQRVTDIMGNITSAAEEQNDGIGKVNHAVAELDQMTQQNAALVEQSAAAAHSMSEQAQHLAKLVATFTLTDSHPIPPSLRLVG; translated from the coding sequence ATGCAACTTGATGCCTTGATGCGTCGAATGAGTATCCGTTTTCGCATGTATGGAGCCATAGGCACCGTGGTGGTTGCTTTGGCCGTTGTGGGAGGCATCGGTGTCGCTGCCCAGCTTTATGCCAACAGCATCACCGCGCATCTGGTGAATCGCGACGTGAATGCCATGACCGAGGTGGCCCACATGCAATTGGCCATGGGGGTGCTGCGCTTGAATGAAAAAGACATGGTCATCCAGTATGAAAACTCGGTTGAATCATCCAAATACAAAGAAGGCTGGGCAAGTGCCTTTGCCCAGCTTGAAACCTCTGCCAAAAACTTGACCCCGTTGTTGACCGAGGAGGCTCAGCGCGCCCGGCTGGCGCAGGTATTGAATGATTTACACCAGTACAACACCGAGTTTGAGCCCATGGCCAAACAACTCGAAGCCATGAGTTTTGCTTCGGCCCAGGTGGCCTCTGCCACCATTGGCAAGCTGCAACCCCTGATTGAGCAGGCCAATAGCAGCTTGAGCAGCCTGGCTTCAGAACTGCAAGCGAATATGCACAATAACCAAATTGCACTGCAGGCCACCGTCAACCGTGTGGTCTGGTTAATCGCCGCTGTAACGCTGCTCATTTTGGCCATCCTGGTGCCCTTGACGCTGCTGAACATGCGTTCTATCTGTGAACCCATCGACCTGGCTGAACGGATGGCGCGAGCCATTGCGCATGGAGACCTGAGTGATATGCACATCCATACGCAGGGCAGTGATGAAGCCGCTCATTTGCTGTGTGCATTGAAGGATATGCAAGGCGCACTGGCCAATCTGGTTGGGCAAGTGCGTCAATCAACCGACAGCATCTCCACGGCCAGTGCCGAAATCGCCAGTGGTAACCAGGACTTGAGCCAGCGTACCGAGCAGACAGCCAGCAACTTGCAGCAAACCGCCAGCAGCATGGATCAGCTGACCCATATGGTGCAGCAAGCCACCCAGGCCTCCCAGCAAGCGAACCAACTCAGCGCCTCGGCCGGTGAAGTTGCTGCGCGTGGTGGAACGGTCGTGGCCGAAGTGGTCCGCACCATGCAAGACATCAACGTCAGTTCCAAAAAGATCAATGACATCATCAGTGTGATTGATGGCATTGCCTTTCAAACCAATATCCTGGCCTTGAATGCGGCGGTTGAAGCCGCCCGGGCCGGCGAGCAGGGGCGTGGTTTTGCCGTTGTCGCCAGCGAGGTGCGTTCCCTGGCTGGCCGCAGTGCGGAAGCCGCCAAAGAAATCAAGCTGCTGATTGGCAACAGTGTGGAGCGGGTTGAGGCCGGTGCCCGCCTGGTCGCCGATGCTGGAAAGACCATGACCGATATCGTGGCCTCGGTACAGCGTGTTACCGACATCATGGGCAACATTACCTCCGCCGCAGAGGAGCAAAACGACGGTATTGGCAAAGTTAATCATGCCGTTGCGGAGCTGGATCAAATGACGCAACAAAATGCCGCACTGGTGGAGCAATCAGCGGCTGCCGCACACAGCATGAGTGAGCAAGCCCAACATCTGGCCAAGTTGGTCGCCACATTCACATTAACCGATAGCCATCCGATCCCGCCCTCTTTGAGACTTGTGGGCTGA
- a CDS encoding prenyltransferase, protein MSITETWLGTARLPFLVFTPVCVLLGVVCAQAMQPVSPWAIALVLCGALGAHISVNAFNEVLDFRSGLDALTVKTPFSGGSGTLIAHPELVRSAWVLAYGSLLICVLVGIYFVVIQGFALLPIGLMGVTLVLAYTRAITRVPMLCLMAPGLGFGPLMVLGTQLALTGHTSIMAWVASLVPFFLANNLLLLNQFPDAEADRQVGRRHLVIVAGCAKAARWYAAQAALAHLCLITGVLTRTLPWGAAAGLLMLPLTITTARQVLIHAGDTTRLLPAMARNVQITLLTPTLMALGLWLT, encoded by the coding sequence ATGTCAATCACCGAGACTTGGCTTGGCACTGCCAGGCTCCCTTTTCTGGTGTTTACACCCGTCTGTGTCCTGCTTGGCGTGGTCTGTGCCCAAGCGATGCAGCCTGTTAGCCCATGGGCCATCGCTCTGGTCTTGTGTGGGGCTCTGGGGGCGCACATCAGTGTGAATGCATTCAACGAAGTACTGGACTTCCGCAGTGGCCTGGATGCTTTGACCGTTAAAACGCCCTTCAGCGGCGGCAGTGGCACGCTCATAGCCCACCCTGAACTGGTACGTAGTGCCTGGGTCTTGGCCTATGGCAGTTTGTTGATCTGTGTGCTGGTAGGCATTTACTTCGTCGTCATCCAAGGGTTTGCCCTATTGCCGATTGGATTGATGGGCGTGACCTTGGTGCTGGCTTATACCCGTGCCATCACGCGTGTTCCCATGCTCTGCCTGATGGCACCGGGTTTGGGTTTTGGCCCGTTGATGGTTCTGGGTACGCAGCTGGCGCTTACCGGACATACCAGCATCATGGCCTGGGTGGCTTCACTGGTGCCGTTCTTCCTGGCCAATAACCTGTTGTTACTGAACCAGTTTCCTGATGCCGAGGCAGACCGCCAGGTGGGGCGTCGTCATTTGGTCATCGTTGCGGGTTGCGCCAAAGCTGCCCGCTGGTATGCCGCGCAGGCGGCATTGGCCCATCTGTGTCTGATCACCGGTGTGTTGACCCGGACCCTGCCTTGGGGAGCGGCGGCGGGTCTGTTGATGCTGCCACTCACCATCACCACGGCGCGCCAGGTGTTGATCCATGCCGGTGATACAACACGCTTGCTGCCAGCCATGGCACGTAATGTGCAAATTACCTTGCTTACCCCAACGCTGATGGCTTTGGGACTCTGGCTGACATGA
- the dinB gene encoding DNA polymerase IV: MSAPLLRRIAHLDMDAFYASVELLRYPQLKGLPVVIGGGRRPVDDALQLGQVERPLHKIPVSEFPLLQDYTGRGVITTATYAARQFGVGSAMGLMKAAKLCPQAILLPVDFAEYRRYSKAFKAIILEIAPLMEDRGVDEVYIDFTDVPGGQREGGRVLARLIQKSIFQHTGLTCSVGVAPNKLLAKMASEFNKPNGIAIVTEADLETRIWPLACRKINGIGPKSDAKLQSLGITTIGELAKQELDWLMDHFGQKTGAWMFDAARGLDRRVVETSSEPVSISRETTFERDLHAVRDKAELGAIFTQLCEQVAADLARKGYAGKTIGIKLRYDNFKAATRDQTVEDYVADAKVIRQIAGQCLKRVPLTQRLRLLGVRVASLVKIDEVNSVPQKVPLTHINKAHEAMNSVAINPELF; the protein is encoded by the coding sequence ATGAGTGCACCCCTGTTGCGCCGTATTGCCCACCTGGATATGGATGCGTTTTATGCATCCGTAGAGCTGCTGCGTTACCCGCAACTCAAAGGCTTGCCGGTGGTGATTGGTGGTGGGCGCAGACCGGTGGATGACGCATTGCAGCTGGGGCAGGTTGAGCGCCCGTTACACAAAATACCGGTCTCCGAGTTCCCGTTGTTACAAGACTATACCGGCCGGGGCGTCATCACCACCGCTACTTATGCCGCGCGTCAGTTTGGCGTGGGCTCCGCCATGGGGCTGATGAAAGCCGCCAAACTGTGTCCGCAGGCCATTTTGCTGCCGGTGGATTTTGCTGAGTACCGGCGTTACTCCAAGGCCTTCAAAGCCATCATTCTGGAGATCGCCCCGCTGATGGAAGACCGTGGTGTGGACGAGGTCTATATCGATTTTACCGATGTGCCAGGCGGCCAGCGCGAAGGGGGCAGGGTGCTGGCACGACTGATCCAGAAAAGCATTTTTCAGCATACCGGCCTGACCTGCTCGGTGGGTGTGGCTCCCAACAAACTGCTGGCCAAAATGGCCAGTGAATTCAACAAACCCAACGGCATCGCCATCGTCACTGAGGCCGATCTGGAGACCCGAATCTGGCCCTTGGCCTGCCGCAAGATCAACGGCATTGGTCCCAAATCTGATGCCAAGTTACAAAGCCTGGGTATCACCACCATCGGTGAACTGGCCAAGCAAGAGCTGGATTGGTTGATGGATCACTTTGGCCAAAAAACCGGTGCCTGGATGTTTGATGCTGCCCGTGGGCTGGATCGTCGAGTGGTGGAAACCAGCAGCGAACCGGTGTCCATCAGCCGCGAAACCACTTTCGAGCGCGATCTGCATGCCGTGCGTGACAAAGCCGAACTGGGGGCCATCTTTACCCAATTGTGCGAACAAGTGGCGGCAGACCTGGCACGCAAAGGTTATGCCGGCAAAACCATTGGCATCAAGCTGCGGTATGACAATTTCAAAGCAGCCACGCGCGACCAAACCGTGGAGGACTATGTGGCAGATGCCAAAGTGATCCGCCAGATTGCCGGCCAGTGCCTCAAACGTGTGCCGTTGACCCAACGCTTGCGCCTTCTGGGTGTGCGTGTGGCCTCTCTGGTGAAGATTGACGAGGTGAATTCTGTTCCGCAAAAAGTGCCTCTTACGCATATAAATAAAGCGCATGAAGCTATGAATTCAGTAGCTATTAATCCAGAGCTTTTTTAG
- the yaaA gene encoding peroxide stress protein YaaA encodes MLFLLSPAKSLDLDAPPGDIPHTQPLFVSQATELIGILRQKSPQEIASLMSLSDALAGLNVARYAAWSPKFTAKNAKQAVLAFNGDVYDGLDAKTLSPQDLAWAQDHVCILSGLYGVLRPLDYMQPYRLEMGTKLANTQGKDLYQFWGSQIASYLNTRLQCDKTPVIINLASQEYFKSVDKKVLKARVVDCVFEDFKGGQYKIISFYAKRARGLMARFATTHALSLPEQLKGFNLDSYAFAPTQSSADKLVFRRQLAE; translated from the coding sequence ATGCTGTTTTTACTTTCCCCCGCCAAATCGCTTGACCTGGATGCCCCGCCCGGTGACATACCCCACACCCAGCCGCTGTTTGTGTCGCAAGCGACTGAACTGATCGGAATCCTGCGCCAAAAATCACCCCAGGAAATTGCCAGCCTGATGAGCCTGAGCGATGCGCTGGCTGGCCTGAACGTGGCACGCTACGCCGCCTGGTCACCCAAGTTCACAGCCAAAAACGCCAAGCAGGCGGTGCTGGCCTTCAACGGCGATGTGTATGACGGGCTGGATGCCAAAACCTTGAGCCCGCAAGACCTAGCCTGGGCACAAGACCATGTTTGTATCCTGAGTGGCCTGTATGGCGTGCTGCGCCCGCTGGACTACATGCAACCCTACCGGCTGGAGATGGGCACCAAGCTGGCCAATACACAGGGCAAAGACCTCTACCAGTTCTGGGGTTCGCAGATCGCCAGCTACCTGAACACCCGCCTTCAATGCGACAAAACCCCGGTCATCATCAACTTGGCCAGCCAGGAGTACTTCAAATCGGTGGACAAAAAGGTGCTGAAGGCGCGTGTGGTGGACTGCGTGTTTGAAGACTTCAAGGGCGGCCAGTACAAGATCATCAGCTTTTACGCCAAACGTGCGCGTGGCCTGATGGCACGTTTTGCCACCACCCATGCCCTGAGCCTGCCTGAGCAGCTCAAAGGCTTTAACCTGGATAGTTATGCGTTTGCACCAACCCAGTCCAGTGCCGACAAGCTGGTGTTTCGCCGGCAATTGGCGGAGTAA
- the ahpF gene encoding alkyl hydroperoxide reductase subunit F, whose protein sequence is MLDQDLKTQLAAYLQRVVQPFEMVASLDDSDTSRDMLSLLQTIQSLRSDMITLKTDGTDARKPSFTVQRVGATNSLRFAGLPLGHEFTSLVLALLWTGGHPPKVEQDVIDSIRALDGDFNFEVYMSLTCHNCPDVVQALSLMAIFNPKVKTVVIEGGAFQDEVNQREIMAVPMVFLNGQMFSSGHTTVEEIVAKLDTGASARDAAKLSAKAPYDVLIVGGGPAGAAAAVYAARKGIRTGVVAERFGGQVNDTLSIENFISVTETDGPKFAAALEAHVKAYDVDIMNLQRADKLIPAAQAGGLIELQLANGGTLKTRTVILSTGARWRNVNVPGEQEYKTKGVAYCPHCDGPLFKGKRVAVIGGGNSGVEAAIDLAGVVAHVTLIEFDTKLRADAVLVTKLQSLPNVTIHLNAQTTEITGDGQKVNGLSYKDRATEASHHIELEGVFVQIGLVPNTEWLKGTLELSRHGEIVIDAKGQTSLPGVLAAGDVTTVPYKQIIIATGEGAKAALSAFDYLIRTPAV, encoded by the coding sequence ATGCTCGACCAAGACCTGAAAACACAACTTGCCGCCTACTTGCAGCGCGTCGTACAACCGTTCGAGATGGTGGCCAGCCTGGACGATTCAGACACCTCCCGTGACATGCTGAGCTTGCTGCAGACCATCCAGAGCCTGCGCAGCGACATGATCACCCTCAAAACTGATGGCACGGATGCCCGCAAACCGTCCTTCACCGTGCAACGCGTGGGGGCGACCAACAGCCTGCGCTTTGCCGGCCTGCCCCTGGGCCACGAATTCACTTCGCTGGTGCTGGCCTTGTTGTGGACGGGCGGCCACCCGCCCAAGGTTGAACAGGACGTGATCGACAGCATCCGCGCCCTGGACGGCGACTTCAACTTCGAGGTCTACATGTCCCTCACCTGCCACAACTGCCCGGACGTGGTGCAAGCCCTGAGCCTGATGGCCATCTTCAACCCCAAGGTCAAAACCGTGGTGATCGAGGGCGGCGCGTTCCAGGACGAAGTGAACCAGCGCGAGATCATGGCCGTGCCCATGGTCTTCCTCAACGGCCAGATGTTCAGCTCCGGCCACACCACGGTGGAAGAAATCGTCGCCAAACTCGACACCGGCGCGTCTGCCCGTGATGCCGCCAAACTCAGTGCCAAAGCACCCTATGACGTGCTGATCGTGGGTGGTGGCCCGGCGGGTGCCGCCGCTGCCGTGTACGCCGCCCGCAAAGGCATCCGCACCGGCGTGGTGGCCGAGCGCTTTGGCGGCCAGGTCAACGACACGCTGTCGATTGAAAACTTCATCTCGGTCACGGAGACCGACGGTCCCAAATTTGCCGCCGCGCTGGAAGCCCATGTCAAAGCCTATGACGTGGACATCATGAACCTGCAACGCGCCGACAAACTGATCCCCGCCGCCCAAGCCGGCGGCCTGATCGAGCTGCAACTGGCCAACGGCGGCACGCTCAAAACCCGCACGGTGATTTTGAGCACCGGCGCACGCTGGCGCAATGTCAACGTGCCCGGCGAGCAGGAATACAAAACCAAGGGCGTAGCCTACTGCCCGCACTGCGACGGCCCGTTGTTCAAAGGCAAGCGCGTGGCAGTGATTGGTGGTGGCAACTCCGGCGTGGAAGCCGCGATTGACCTGGCCGGTGTGGTGGCCCATGTGACGCTGATCGAGTTTGACACCAAGCTGCGGGCCGACGCGGTGCTGGTCACCAAGCTGCAAAGCCTGCCCAATGTAACGATCCACCTCAACGCGCAAACCACCGAGATCACCGGCGACGGCCAAAAGGTTAACGGCCTGAGCTACAAGGATCGCGCCACCGAGGCCAGCCATCACATCGAACTCGAAGGCGTGTTCGTACAGATCGGCCTGGTGCCCAACACCGAATGGCTCAAGGGCACGCTGGAGTTGTCCAGACACGGCGAGATCGTGATCGATGCCAAAGGCCAGACCTCGCTGCCCGGCGTGCTGGCCGCCGGTGACGTGACGACTGTGCCGTACAAACAAATCATCATCGCCACCGGTGAGGGGGCCAAAGCGGCGCTGAGCGCGTTTGATTATTTGATTCGCACGCCTGCGGTATGA
- the ahpC gene encoding alkyl hydroperoxide reductase subunit C yields the protein MSLINTQVQPFKTQAFLSRNGKAEFITVTEESLKGKWSVLIFMPAAFTFNCPTEIEDAADNYAEFQKAGAEVYIVTTDTHFSHKVWHETSAAVGKAQFPLVGDPTHQLTHAFGVHIPEEGLALRGTFVINPDGVIKTLEIHSNEIARDVSETLRKLKAAQFTASHPGEVCPAKWKEGAKTLKPSLELVGKI from the coding sequence ATGTCCCTGATCAATACCCAAGTCCAACCATTCAAAACCCAGGCTTTTCTGAGCCGCAATGGCAAAGCCGAATTCATCACCGTGACCGAAGAAAGCCTCAAGGGCAAGTGGTCTGTGCTGATTTTTATGCCCGCCGCTTTCACCTTCAACTGCCCCACCGAAATTGAAGACGCGGCCGACAACTACGCCGAGTTCCAAAAAGCCGGTGCCGAGGTCTACATCGTCACCACTGACACCCACTTCTCGCACAAGGTGTGGCACGAAACCTCTGCCGCTGTGGGCAAGGCCCAGTTCCCGCTGGTAGGCGACCCTACCCACCAACTGACCCATGCGTTTGGTGTGCACATCCCTGAAGAAGGTCTGGCCCTGCGCGGCACCTTCGTTATCAACCCCGATGGCGTGATCAAGACGCTGGAAATCCACTCCAACGAAATCGCCCGCGATGTGTCTGAAACCCTGCGCAAGCTCAAAGCCGCCCAATTCACCGCCAGCCACCCTGGTGAAGTCTGCCCCGCCAAGTGGAAGGAAGGCGCCAAGACGCTGAAGCCTTCTCTGGAACTGGTCGGCAAAATCTAA